Part of the Deltaproteobacteria bacterium genome is shown below.
AGGCCGGGCTCATCGGCACCATCGCGGTGATGGTCCTCGGGGCCGTCGGCCTGGCGGGCTACGGCTTCTGGTACACCCGCTCGGCAGAGAACGCCCGCGAGATGTCCAAGCTGCTGAAGACGGCTCAGGAGCAGCTCTCCCAGGACTCCTACGGTGCCTACCGCACCGCCTCCGGCACCCTCGAGCAGATCCTCGACGTGGATCCCGAGCAGTTCGCCGCGCACGCCTACCTCGCCTACATCAACATCCTGCGCTGGGGTGTCCACGGCGAGGGCGAGACCTACAAGCAGCAGGGCGAGGAGCACATCCGGCAGGCCGAGGCCCATGGCATGGACCACAGCCACCTGATCGCGGCGCGGGCCTACCACAAGTTCTTCAGCGGCGATCACGCCGGCGGCGCCGCCATCCTCGAGGAGGTCCTCGGCCGCGACGACGTGACCTCGGGCCTGCTCTCGGGCGCGCTGGGCAGCATCTACCTCTGGGACGGAAATCTGGAGAAAGCCCAGGAGTGGCTGCTCAAGGCCAACCGCTTCTCCCCCGGCGATCCCTACATCCTCTCGACCCTCGGTGATCTCGAGCGGCGCAAGGGGAACATGAGCGGCTCCTGGAACTACTACGACCAGGCGCTGCGCTTCGACACCGGCCACGTCGAGTCCCTCCTGGGCAAGGCCCTGATCATCCTCGACAACGAGCGGATGGAGTCCGAGAAGGCCGATCCCCTCATCAAGCAGGTGAAGGGCCTGGACGCCCAGATGGTCTCGCCTCGCCAGGCGGCGCTCGCCGACTTCGCCCGGGCCCAGCTCCTCTACGAGCAGGGCAAGACCGAGGAGGCGAGGGCCGAGGAGGACAAGGCCCTGATCCTCCAGGGCAGCAACCCCGACATCCGCCTGATGATCGGGCGGCGCTTCTTCCGCGAGGAGAAGTTCGTCGAGGCCGAGGCCTCCATCCGCCAGGCCATCGACCTCGAGCCCAAGCGGGCGCGCTTCTACGTCGAGCTGGCGCAGGTCCTCCTCAAGAAGAAGGGCGGCGCGAAGGAGGCGGTCACCGCCCTGGAGAAGGCGCGGGCGACGATCCCCAACGACTCCAAGCTGCTCATCCTCCTGGGCGACGCCCACGCCGAGGGCGGCGACAAGGGCAAGGCGCTGGCGGCCTACAACCAGGCCATCACCGAGGAGGGCGGCACCTTCCCGGAGGCGCAGCTGGCCATCGGCAAGCTGCACCGGCGCTCCGGGGACCTCGACAAGTCCATCCCCGAGTTCGAGAAGGCGCTGGCCCAGTTCCAGGAGAAGATCCGGCCGCGCGGGCAGGCCGAGGCCTCCCTCGAGCTGGCGAAGGCTTACTTCGCCAAGGGCGACCACGAGAAGTCGAAGGAGTGGCTGGGCAAGGCCCTCAAGAACGACCCCTCCTTCGCGGACACCTACTTCTTCCTGGGCAAGTCGATGATCGGCACCAAGGCCACGAAGAGCGATGGCCAGACCGCCCTGGAGAACTACCTGAAGCTCGCGCCTTCGGGGCGGTACGCCGAGGAAGCCAAGAAGCTGCTGAAGTAGCGGTCGCCCGCGCCGCCCCTGGCGCGAGATGGAGCGCGTGTGAAGAGCTGGAAGCGAGGGTTGCTCCTGGGGCTCCTGGTGGCCGGGCTGGCCGGCTGCCCGGAAGAGCCCGCGGACCCGGGGACGCCGCTCGCCGCCGAGGGGGGAGCGGCCACCGCCCCGGCGCCGCCGCCGCTCGAGGGGAAGCTCCTCCTGAAGGGGACGGTCCACTTCGAGGGTGAGGCTCCAGCCCGGGTGAAGCTCGACCGCCGCTCGGATCCGGTCTGCGCGAAGACCGACGCCTACGCGGAGGAGGTCCTCGTCGCCGACGGGAAGCTCGCCAACGTGGTGGTGACGATCTCCGACCCGCGCCTCCCGAAGAAGACGGCCTCCGAGGAGCTGACCATCGGCCAGGCAGCCTGCCTCTACCGCCCGCGGGTGCAGTGCGGCCTCGACGGTCAGGTCGTGCGGATCACCAACTCCGATCCCACCCTCCACAACGTCCATGGCTTCCGGGAGGGTGGGGCGAGGTCCTGGTTCAACCAGGCCCAGCTGCAGGGCGCGCCCGCGATCCGCAAGAAGCTCAAGGGACCCGAGGTCGCCGTCTTCAAGTGCGACATCCACACCTGGATGGCCGCCTACGTCCGGGTCACCGAGAGCGGCCACTGCGCCGTCACCACGCCGGACGGGCGCTACGCCCTGCCGGGGCTCCCGCCGGGGACCTGGATGGTCACGGCCTGGCACGAGGTCTACGGCGAACAGCAGGCCGAGATCACCCTCGTCGAGGGGGAGGAGGCCCACCTCGACTTCAAATTCGGTCCGGCCGACGGACCCTGACCCCCGGGGGCCACATGTGGTATCGGCAGGAGAGGACGATGCGGAATTTCACGATCCCACTCCTGGCGCTGGTCTGGCTCGGCGCCGCGTGCAGCCTCTCCCTCGATCTCGACGAGCGCGAGGGGCACCCTTGCTCCGCCCAGGGCAAGTGCCTGCCCGGCTACCGCTGCGTGGAGGCCGTCTGTGTCCCCACCGAGGGGATGGGCCAGCTCTGCGATCCCGACTGTGCGGACGGTCAGAAGTGCGACCTGCGGGTGGGTGAGTGCAAGAACGCCTGCGCCGCCTCGGTCTGCCCCACCGGGCAGACCTGCACCGCGGGGACCGCCTGCGCCGTGCCCGTCGAGGGTGGGCTCGGCGCGCCCTGCACCCGGGACACCGAGTGCAGCTCCTTCGTCGACGGCTGCCGGGACGGCGCTACCCCCGCCAGCCTCGACTGTGCCTGCTTCTATCCCGTCGGCGCCCAGGGCGGCGTCTGCCTGGCGATGCCCAAGATGGCCCAGGACTGCGCGGCCTGCCCCGAGGGCAGCGGGTGCGCGGAGGCCGCCTTCTCCCGGGCAGGCCAGGCCACGGTCTGCATCCCCGGTGGCTTCCGGGCCTGCGCCGGCGCGGTCGACTGCATGGACGAGGCCTCCGAGACCCCGATGCACTGCGGTGTCTTCGGCTGGCCCTCGGATCCCCTCTGGACGGGGGCGGCCAGCGGGCTGGGCTTCCTCACCGCCTGCGTGAGCAGCAGCCCCGACGCCTCCATCGCCATCGGCGAGGTCTGTGATCCCGCGATGCCCCAGGCCTGCGCCAGCGGCCTCTGCCTCCCCACGCCGGGGGGCGGCCACCTCTGCTCCGCCGCCTGCGGGACCGATCCCGGCTGCCAGGGCATCGGGGTCGGGCGCTGCGTCGAGACCTACCTCGAGACCTACCTCGAGACCTACGTGGCCGCCCAGAGCGTGGAGGGCACCACCCGGGTCTGCGGCTCCTCGCCCACCCTCGGGGCCTCCTGCGCCGAGGCCAGCGGCGGCGCCAACGTCTGCGGCACCGACGCGCCGCTCTGCCGGATGCACCCCGCGGACAACGTCGCGCTCTGCACCCGCAGCTGCCAGACCGACGCCGACTGCCCGGGGGAGAAGGGCTTCGCCTGCCACCCCGACGGCTTCTACTGCTTCTGAAAAGGGCGCCGCGGTGTCCCCACCGCAGCGCCGCGGTCGTGCGACTCGAGCGCGATCAGCGAAGCCATCGGCGAGCCGGGACGCCCGCCACTGATCCCCGGGCACCTCGAGAGACGGGAGGAGATTCCCTTCGAGAGGATGAAGAGCTACCGGGGATGCTGCAGGTGGCCTAGCCCGGGTCGGGGAAGCAGACCTTCGAGCGGCCGGGGTTGAGCTCCTGGCAGGTGTAGCTCGCCCGGCAGGACGAGTTGCTGGAGCAGGTGTCCAGGCACCAGGCGAAGTGCTCGGTCCCCTGCGGGGTGTCGTAGCGGAAGTCGATGCAGGCCGAGCCGCTGGGGCAGGCGGTGCCGTCGGTGCAGTCCCAGAGGCAGTACCCGCCCAGGAAGTTGCCGTCGGGATCCTCCTCGGCGCAGGTGCCGTGGACGCCGCCGTTGCAGTCGCGGATCCGCGTGCAGGGGGCGCCCGGCGCGCCGCTGCCCTTGGCCGCCGGCCAGCAGGCGCGCGTGCCCGACTGCACCCGATCGAAGCAGTCGTAGTCGGCGCGGCACTTCGCGGCGCTGCCGCTCTCGCAGTGCAGGCACTCGCCGTTCACGTCGGCCGAGCAGTAGGTGCCGTCGGGGCAGGCCACGGTCCCCGAGCAGGTCGAGCTGTAGGCGCAGTAGCCCACGTTGGCGCCGACCGCGGGGGCGGTCAGGACGGTCTTGCAGGTCGTCCCCGAGGGGCACTCCGCGTAGAGATCCTCGATCTCGTTGTCGAGATCACAGAGCCGCAGGTTGTCGCAGCAGAGGGTGTCCATGCAGTAGCGAGCGTCGTCCATGACGGTGCAGGCGCCCGCGCCCGAGCACCCGCCGCTGCTGCAGTTCTGCGTGCAGTAGCCGGCCGGGAAGGCCGCCGGCAGGAAGCAGGTGCCGGTGTTTCCGCCACCGCACTCGTCGATGGCGGTGCAGGTGTCGCCCGTCACGCCGCCGCCGCCGGCGTAGCCCGCGCACTCGTTCACGCCGTCGCCGTCGTGATCCCAGCAGCGGAAGCCCTGGCGGGTGCAGTCGGAGTGGGAGCTGCAGGACTCGAAGCAGATGCCGCCCGAGACGCCCTCGTAGGTGCCCATGGCCGAGCAGTGGGAGCCGCTGGGGCAGGGGTAGCCGTCGGCGCAGGGCGCGCTGCAGTAGCCGCCGCGCCAGGCGTTGTCCTTCTGCAGGATGCAGATGTTGTCCTCGCACTGATCGTCGTCGGTGCAGCCGTCGCCCACCTGGCCGGAGCCGCCGCTGATCCCGGGCATGCAGATCAGGCCCTCGCCCACGTCCTTGCAGGTGTAGTTGGGCTGGCAGTCCGCGTCGGAGGCGCAGGTGATCTCGCAGGTGCTCTGGCCGTCCGCGCCGTTGACGCAGCGCTGGCCCGGGCCACAGTCGGTGTCGGCGTTGCAGCCCTGGGCGCAGGTGCCGGCGCCGGTGTCGGCGCCCTGGCAGATCACGCCGACGCCGCCGGCGCAGTCGGCCACCGAGCTGCAGGGCGCCCCCGGCCCCCCGGTGCCGCTGCCGTAGGGGACGCAGCCGGTGGTGCTCCCCTGCTCGACGCAGGCGTAGCCGCCCGAGCGGCAGTCGAGGTTGGAGTTGCAGCTCTGGATGCACTGCCCGGAGCCGCAGACGCTCCCCGGAGGGCAGTCGTTGCTGGTGGTGCAGCCCAGGCTGCAGTAGCCGCCGGGGTGGGTGCCGGTCAGGCAGTTGCCGAAGGCGCACTCGGTGTCGGCCGTGCAGGGGTCACCGATGTTGCCTCCCGGTGAGCACTCGTTGCTGCCGTCGCCGTCCCAGTCGGAGCAGAGGTAGCCGGCCCGGCAGTTGGCGCTGGTGGCGCAGTCGACCACGCAGACCGAGGCGCCCGCGTCGAAGCCGCAGTGGGTGCCGGCGGGGCAGGCCGGCTTCCCGGAGCCGCAGCCCGTGGTGCAATAGCCCCCCGGGCCGCCCGCGGGATCGGCGATGCAGATCGCCCCGGCGCCGCCGGCGCAGTTGGCCACCGAGGTGCAGGCGTCGCCGACCTGGCCTGTGCCGGTCCCGCCGGGGACGCACTCCTGTTGGCTGTCGCCGTCGGCGTCGGTGCAGATGTAACCGGTTCGGGCGCAGGTCGTGCCCGAGCAGTTCTCGACGCAGATGCCCCTGCCGCCGGAGCGGAAGGCGCAGTGGCTGCCGGTGCCGCACTGAGAGGTGGTGGTGCACCAGGTGGTGCAGTAGCCGCTCGGCCACCCGCTCACGGTCGAGGTCTGGCAGTAGCCGGTGGTGCAGTCGCGATCGTTCTGGCACTGGCTGCCGACCTCGCCGTTGGGGTCGATCGCGTGGCCGTCGACGGTGCAGAGCTGGCCGGTCGGCGGGTCCCCGCAGTTGACGATCCCGTCGCAGCCGTTGGAGATGACCCCGCAGCGGCCGGCCGGGCAGGAGGTGATCGGATCGCAGGGGTCACTGCCGCAGCGGTTCGGGCCGCCGCCGCCGCAGATCCCGCTCGAGCAGGAGCCGCCGGCGCCGCCGCAGCCGACCCGGCCGCCGCAGCCGTCGGGGATCTCACCGCACTCGGCGCCCGCCTGGGCGCAGCTGCGCCGCTCGCAGGTGGGCACGCCGCAATCGCGGCTGTCCTCACCCGAGCAGACCAGCCCGCCGCTGCAGAAGCCGCAGGTGAGCGTGCCGCCGCAGCCATCGGGGATCTCGCCGCAGACGGCGCTCGCCTCCGCGCAGCTGCTCCGGGAGCAGGAGAGGAGGCCGCCGCAGACGCCCTCGACCCCGTTCCCTCCGCAGGTCAGCCCACCACCGCAGTAGCCGCAGTGGACCTCGTGACCGCACCCGTCGTCGACGGGTCCGCAGTTCCTGCCGAGCTCCTCGCAGGTCGCCGGAGTACACGCGCCGTTCGGAAGACCGCCGCCGCACGTACAGCCGGAGAGTGCGCTGAGGAGCAGCCCTCCCAGAATGAGCATCCTTCGCACGATCCCGAGCGTACAACCCCCAGAGGCCGGTGGTCCACCGGACACCTGGCCGCGGGAAGAAAAGACCTCCCCCCGGGCGGCCACCCCCCGGGGGGGTCGTTGACACCTCCCCGGGGCGCTGGTTCAGTGCGGAGGACCTCGCGGGAGGGGCGCGCAGGGCCGCGGGGCTCCCCGCGAGGAGACGAGCGCAGCGATGGAAGAAGCAGGCGAGCCGCACCTCGAGCCGGCGGGGCAGACCGGCGACCACCTCTGGTCGCGGCGCAGCCTCCTCGCGCTCACCGGGTGGGGCGCCGTCTTCGGGGGCCTCGCGGTGGCGCTGGCGGCCTTCGTGCGCTTCCTTTTCCCCCGGGTGCTCTTCGAGCCGCCGAGCACCTTCAAGGCCGGCTTCCCGGCGGAGTACCGGGTCGGCACCGTCTCCGAGCGCTTCAAGGAGCGGGAGCAGGTGTGGATCGCGCGGAACGAGGAGGGCTTCTACGCCTTGCTGGCGGTCTGCACCCACCTGGGCTGCACCCCCCGCTGGCAGGCCAGCGACGCCCGCTTCCGTTGCCCCTGTCATGGCTCGGGCTTCCACCGGGACGGCTCGAACTTCGAGGGGCCCGCGCCCCGGCCCCTGGAGCGCGTGCGGATCTCCCTCGCCGACGACGGCCAGCTCCTGGTCGATCGCGCCCGCCGCTACCGGCACGAGCTGGGCGAGTGGGGGGAGGAGGGCGCCTTCCTGCCCTACCGGGAGGGGCAGGGATGAGCCGGCGCTCGCTCTGGGAGCGGATCCTCGCCTCGCAGCTCTGGCGCTCGATCTTCCGCCACGGCTACGCGGACACGCCTCGCAACCGGGTGCTGCAGATCTCCTCCAACGTCTGGCTGCACCTGCACCCCACCAAGGTGCCACGCCACGCCGTGCGGTTCCGCTACACCTGGTGCGCCGGAGGGCTCTCCTTCCTGCTCTTCCTGGTCACCGTCGTCACCGGCGTGGTGCTGATGTTCTACTACCGGCCCACCGCCGAGTACGCCTACGCCGACATCAAGTACCTCGACTTCGACGTGCCCTTCGGGATGCTGATGCGGAACCTGCACCGCTGGGGCGCCCACGCGATGGTGGTCCTCGTCTGGCTGCACATGCTGCGGGTCTTCCTGACCGGCTCCTACAAGGCGCCGCGCGAGTTCAACTGGGTCGTCGGGGTGGGGCTGCTGGCGCTCACGCTGCTGCTCTCCTTCACCGGCTACCTGCTGCCCTGGGATCAGCTCGCCCTCTGGGCGGTCACGGTGGGCACGAACATGGCCCGGGCGGCCCCCTTCCTGGGGCACGAGGGGCCCTTCGGGGCCGAGCTGGGCGCGACCGCCCGCCACGATCTGCGCGCGCTCTTCACCGGCGGCTCGGTGGTCGGGCCGCCCACCCTGCTGCGCTTCTACGTCCTCCACTGCATCTTCCTGCCCCTCCTCGCCTCGCTCGGGATGGTCCTGCACTTCTGGCGGGTCCGGAAGGACGGCGGCATCTCGGGGCCCCTCTAGGCATGAGCGCTGGCGAGCGAAAGACGAGCGAGCTCCCCGACAGGGTGCACGCCTGGCCGCACCTGGTGAAGGTGGAGTTCATCGCGGCGCTGCTGATGCTCGCCTTCCTCCTGGCCTGGTCGATCCTGCTCGACGCGCCCCTGGAGGAGCCGGCCAACCCGGCGGTGACGCCCGATCCCTCCAAGGCCCCCTGGTACTTCGTGGGGTTGCAGGAGCTGCTGGTCTACTTCGACCCCTGGATCGCCGGGGTGCTGCTGCCGCTGATGATCCTCACCGGGCTGGTGGCCATCCCCTACGTCGACCGGAACCCGAAGGGGAACGGCGGCTACACCCTGCGCGAGCGCCCCTTCGCGCTGGCGGTCTTCCTCTTCGGGTTCCTCGGCCTGTGGATCGTGCCCATCGTGGTCGGGGCCCTCTTCCGCGGGCCGGGCTGGCACTTCTACTGGCCCTGGGAGACCTGGGAGGTGGGCCGGGCGGTGGCGGCCGCCAGCGTGGATCTGCCCTGGCTGCTCGGGGCGCGCGGCGCCGCGGCCCAGCAGGTGGTCGGGGGCGGGCTCGTCCTGGCCTGGCTCTTCCTCACCCTCGCCGGCCCCTGGTTGCTCTGGCGCCGCCGGCCCTTCTTCGTGCAGCTGGGGCTGCTGCGCTGGCTGGTGGTGGGCGTCCACCTCTCGGTGATGCTGGGGGTGGTGGTGAAGGTGGCGCTGCGCCTCCTCTTCTCGGTGAAGTACGTCTGGGTCACCCCCTGGTTCAGCCTATGACCCGCCCCGTCGAGCTCCAGAGCCGCACCCCCCACTTCTTCGCGGCGGCGCTCCTCCTGGCCGCGGTCACGGTCTGGGCCGTCCACGACGAGCTCGAGACCCGGCGGCCCTGGAAGGCGCACCAGCGCGCCTTCTTCGCGCTGGAGGTGCGGCGCGGGGCGGAGGGGCTGCCCTCCCGGGGCGGGGAGCGGCAGCCCGAGCTCTCGCAGATCTGGCTGCCCGAGCTGGACGTGGTGGACCGCTGCACCAGCTGCCACCTGGGGATCGACCGCCCCGACTACGGCGACCCCGAGGAGATCGTCGCCTTCGCCAACGAGGTGATGGACCGCGACGGCGAGGAGGCGGAGGTCGAGCGCCGCTTCGGCGTCCCCTGGGCGACGATCGAGGGGTGGATGGACGAGGCCGATCGCGGCGAGGTCCCGCGTCAGGAGGTGCCGCGGCTCTTCCGGTCGCACCCGCACCTCCAGGCGTTGATCCAGGACGCGCACCCCTTCGAGCGCTTCGGCTGCACCCCCTGCCACGAGGGCCAGGGTCCCCAGACGAAGGGGGTCGGGGGCTGGCTGGACGGCCGGCCCTTCGATCACGGCCGGAACGATCCGCATTGGGAGCGCCCGATGCTCTCGCTGGGCAGCGAGACCGAGCCGCCCTACGTCCAGGCGACCTGCCCGGACTGCCACGGCGACCTGCTGCGGCTGCCCTTCGCCGAGACCCTCCAGCAGGGGCAGGCGCTGGCGCGGACCCTGGCCTGCTGGGGCTGCCATCCGATCGAGGGGCTCTCCCCCGAGCGCCGGCGGGGCCCGACCCTGGAGCACCTGCGCGCCAAGACCACCCCCGGGTGGATCGCCGAGTGGCTGCGCCACCCCGCCGCCTGGCGGGAGGGCACCACCATGCCCAACCTCTGGCCGGAGGCGGTGGATGCCAGTCTGCCGGAGGGCGAGCGGGCGAGCTTCGCGGCCGGGCGCGCGAGCGAGGTCGAGGCCATCACGGCCTTCCTCTGGCAGCAGGCCCGGGGCGCCGAGGGCTACCTCGAGCCCGCGCCCCCCGCCGGGGAGGCCGCGCGCGGCCGGGCCCTGGTGGACACCCTTGGCTGCCGCGGCTGCCATGCGATCGAGCCGGACGATCCGCTGGTGACGGTGGACGGTTCCCGCAGGCGATCCCGGGCCCCCCGCCTCTCGGGGATCGGGGCCAAGACCTCCTACGCCTGGCTCTTTAGCTGGCTGCGGGGGCCCTCCCGGCTCTGGCCCGACGCCCGGATGCCGGACCTCCGCCTCGAGCCCGGGGAGGCGGCCGACCTCGCGGCCTACCTCGCGGGGCTGGGCGCGGAGGGGCGCCCACCGCCGCCGGAGGGGCAGGCCGACGCCGCCGACCCGGCGTCGCTCGCGGGGAGGGGAGAGGAGCTGGTGGCGCAGTACGGCTGCTTCGGCTGCCACGCGATCCGGGGCTTCGAGGAGCACCAGCGGGTCGGCCCCGACCTCTCGCGCTTCGGGGAGAAGCCGCCCCGGCAGCTCGCCTGGGGGGAGGTCGGGCCCACCGAGCGCAGCTGGCACACCTGGACGAGCACCAAGCTCACCGCGCCCCGGGCGTTTCGCACCGAGCGCATCGAGACCCGGATGCCGAGCTACGAGCTGGACGACGACGAGCTGCGCGCGCTGCTGGTCTTCCTGCGCTCCCGCCGGGCGCGGGAGCGGCCCCCGAGCCACCGCACCACCGACGATCCTCGACGCGCGGCGCTCGGGGCGGGGGAGGAGCTGATCCACGATCACAACTGCCGGGGCTGCCACCGGCTGGGAGGGGAGGGCGGGCAGATCCTCTCGCGCTACCTCGAGAACCCGAACCTGGCGCCGCCGACCCTCTTCAGCGTGGGGGCCAAGACCCGGCCGGACTGGCTCTTCCACTACCTGAAGGATCCCTCCCGCTTCCGGATCCGCCCCTACCTGACGCTGCGGATGCCGACCTTCGCCTGGCGAGAGGGGGAGGCGACCCGCCTGGTGGCCTACTTCAACGCGCTGGACGGCTCGACCTACCCCTACCTCGACGTCGTGCCCCAGACCGACGCCGACACCCTCGCGCAGGGGCAGGCGATGTTCGAGAAGCTGCGCTGCACCCAGTGCCACCTCACCTCGGCCACGATCCCGCCGAACACCGACCTGAAGGCGGTCGCCCCGAACCTCGCCAACGCCCACTTCCGCCTGCGCCCCGACTGGGTGCCGCGCTGGATCCACAACCCGGCCACCTGGCTCGAGGGCGCGCGGATGCCGACCTTCTGGCCCGATGGGCTCTCGCCCTTTCCCGAGCTCCTCGGGGGAGACGCGGATCGGCAGATGGAGGCCGTGAGGGATCACGTCCTCTCCATCGGCGCCGGCGGGGCGGGCCTCGGCGCGGACGCGGCCGGGCCGTGATCTGTGGCACATCGAGGGTGGGAGTGGGTAGGATAGCCCTGCTCGGGTGACCGACCGTCACTCACCCAAGGAGGGGAAGATGAGACAGCTCAACCTGACACTGCTCGCCGTGGTGATCTCCGGCCTGGCCATCGGCTGCGGCCCCGACCTGCGCGACTTCGAGGAGATCGAGGCCGCCTTCGAGAACCCGTCCGGGGAGGTCTCCGCCTCCACCATGCCCCTGCTGATGGGCGACGGCCTGACGGCGGGCACCGCCAACGGCCTGGGGAACCCGGCCGCGGGCTTCGACTCCACCGGCACCCTTCAGTTCGCCCTCTCCCAGGCCAGCCAGGCCCTCGGGAGCCGGCGGGACTACCTGGTGGAGAACTGCAACACCAACGTGAAGCTGACCCGGTCCTTCGAGCCGGAGAAGATCATCGTCGATTGCACGGATCCGGCCAACGATCCCACCGGCAAGCTCGTCCTCGAGTTCGTCTGGGACAACGAGGAGATCGTCGCCATCTACATCCGCTTCGACACCTGGTGCGACTCCACCGGGGACTGCATCGACGGCTGGCTCGGCTTCAAGACCCAGACCTCGGGCTCGGTCGGCGCGGGCCTCTCCCAGACCTTCATCCTGGCCGCCAAGCTGGAGCACACCTCCTCGGCGGGCGAGGTGGACTCCATCGAGTACGCCATCCGCGAGGTGCTCACCGACACCACGGCGGCGATCGAGATCCTCGTCTACGTCGACGAGGGCGGCGTGAAGGCCGAGTTCGTCCTCTCGGCGATGGTCTCGCCCGAGGGAGGATCCCTGGAGATCCGGGGCGCCAACGGCAGCTTCACCTGCAGCTACACCGCGGACGGTGAGTCCGGGGAGTGCACCGCCACCGGGACCGGGGGCGGCACGGTGACCTGGTCGGCCTCCGCCGGCTAGGAGAGCAGGGCGGGGTGGGGCGCCTCTTCGAGGGCTCCACCCCGGCCGCCGCCCTAGGGCATCACGAAGTAGGGGTCCTTCGGCCGCACGCAGATCACGGTGCAGGGGGCGCGCCGGACCACCTTCTCGGTCTGGCTGCCCACCAGGACCTTCTGCATGTCGTCCCGGCCGTGGCTGCCCATGATGATGACGTCCGCCGAGAGGTTCGCCGTGATCTTGAGGATCTCCTCCCACGGCTTACCGCTGGCGACCCGGCAGTGGTAGTTGCGCAGCTTCTTCTTCTCGGTCTCGGCCATCTTCTCGAGCTCGGCCAGGACCAGCCCCTCCATCCGCTCGAGCTCGGCGTCGACCTTCTGGGCCAGGTTGCGGCCCACGAAGGAGAGTCGGTTGGTCTGCTCGAAGACGTGGAAGAGGTAGAGCTCCGAGGGGACCTTCTGGATGTAGTCGACGGCGAAGTCGAGGGCGGACCGGCTGCACTCCGAGAAGTCGATCGGCACGATCACCTTCTGCCGCCGCCGCTGGCGGCGATCGACCTCACCGGTGGTCTGGTACCGGGGGGCCTTCTTGGTGGTCTTCTTGGCCGCCGCCTTCTTCTTCGTCGCCCGTGTCGCCATCAATCAATGTCCTCGTTTTCGAAATCGTCGCCGTCGTCATCGTCGTCCAGGTCGTCATCGTCGTCGTCGTCGTCGTCGTCGTCGTCGAGATCGTTGTCGTCGTCCCGGTCTTCGTCCTCTTCCTCGTCCACGGGCGGGTCGTCGTCGTAGCCCGTCTTCCCGTAGCCCTCCTCGGCCATCACCTCGACGGCGCGATCGTCATCATCGTCCTCTTCTTCCTCATCGTCCACCTCGGTCTCCTCGTCGTCCGGAGGATCCTCGGGGGGCTCGGCGAGGGGCGGGCGGCGGAGGGCCGCCGTGGAGGCGCGGGGCGCCGAGGACTCGACGTACTCGCGGGGATCCGCACCGCACTTCGGGCAGGTCGGCACCGGGCGGTGCAGGTCGTAATACTTGGCGCCACACTCGTGGCAGACGTGCTTCTTCCCGAGATCCTTGCGGGTTCCGCTGGTCGGCATGGGGCCCTCCTGATGACCGTGGACCTCCCCCTGGAGCCCCGCGAGGCAGTGGCCCAGCGCGATCCACGGGAAGCGGAGGGTAGATAGAGCAGGAGATTGGCCCGAGTCAAGCACCGTCAAGGTCTCCGTCAAGACCTGCAAGTCCTTGAAATCGCGGGGGCCGTCCACTACTCTCCGACCGCGAAACGACCCGGCTCCGAGGGGCGGAGCGAGGTCCCGCATAAGGGTTCCTCTATGAACCAGCGAGCACCGATTGGTCAGATCCTCGCCGACCTGGGCGCAGTGAGCGAAGAACAGCGCAGTGAGGCCGCGCGCCAGTCTCCGGAGCGGCCGACGCGCTTCGCCTCCAAGCTCCTCCAGGCGAGGGCCGCCCTCGAGGCCGATCTCGTCGAGGGGCTGGCCGTCCAGAAGGGGGTGCCCGGCCTGGATCTCTCTCAGAGCGTGATCGACCTCCTGTCGCTGGACGTCGTGCCCCGGCAGATCGCCGAGGAGTCGACCTTCCTGCCGGTGGCCATCGACGAGCACCACCTCTACCTGGCGATGGCCAACCCGGACGATCGTCAGTTGCAGGACGAGATCCAGTTCGCCACCGGCCGAACCGTCATCCCCTACGTCGCCCTGCAGTCCGTGCTGCGGGAGATGGTCCCGGCGGCCTACGACACCCGGGCCACGGGCTCGGCGCTGCTGCCCGGAGAGAGGGCCTCGGCCAGCGAGGCCCACCTGGAGCTGATCGTTCCCGGCGCGAGGGACTCC
Proteins encoded:
- a CDS encoding c-type cytochrome — translated: MTRPVELQSRTPHFFAAALLLAAVTVWAVHDELETRRPWKAHQRAFFALEVRRGAEGLPSRGGERQPELSQIWLPELDVVDRCTSCHLGIDRPDYGDPEEIVAFANEVMDRDGEEAEVERRFGVPWATIEGWMDEADRGEVPRQEVPRLFRSHPHLQALIQDAHPFERFGCTPCHEGQGPQTKGVGGWLDGRPFDHGRNDPHWERPMLSLGSETEPPYVQATCPDCHGDLLRLPFAETLQQGQALARTLACWGCHPIEGLSPERRRGPTLEHLRAKTTPGWIAEWLRHPAAWREGTTMPNLWPEAVDASLPEGERASFAAGRASEVEAITAFLWQQARGAEGYLEPAPPAGEAARGRALVDTLGCRGCHAIEPDDPLVTVDGSRRRSRAPRLSGIGAKTSYAWLFSWLRGPSRLWPDARMPDLRLEPGEAADLAAYLAGLGAEGRPPPPEGQADAADPASLAGRGEELVAQYGCFGCHAIRGFEEHQRVGPDLSRFGEKPPRQLAWGEVGPTERSWHTWTSTKLTAPRAFRTERIETRMPSYELDDDELRALLVFLRSRRARERPPSHRTTDDPRRAALGAGEELIHDHNCRGCHRLGGEGGQILSRYLENPNLAPPTLFSVGAKTRPDWLFHYLKDPSRFRIRPYLTLRMPTFAWREGEATRLVAYFNALDGSTYPYLDVVPQTDADTLAQGQAMFEKLRCTQCHLTSATIPPNTDLKAVAPNLANAHFRLRPDWVPRWIHNPATWLEGARMPTFWPDGLSPFPELLGGDADRQMEAVRDHVLSIGAGGAGLGADAAGP
- a CDS encoding universal stress protein, whose product is MATRATKKKAAAKKTTKKAPRYQTTGEVDRRQRRRQKVIVPIDFSECSRSALDFAVDYIQKVPSELYLFHVFEQTNRLSFVGRNLAQKVDAELERMEGLVLAELEKMAETEKKKLRNYHCRVASGKPWEEILKITANLSADVIIMGSHGRDDMQKVLVGSQTEKVVRRAPCTVICVRPKDPYFVMP
- a CDS encoding FYDLN acid domain-containing protein; the encoded protein is MPTSGTRKDLGKKHVCHECGAKYYDLHRPVPTCPKCGADPREYVESSAPRASTAALRRPPLAEPPEDPPDDEETEVDDEEEEDDDDDRAVEVMAEEGYGKTGYDDDPPVDEEEDEDRDDDNDLDDDDDDDDDDDDLDDDDDGDDFENEDID